The following proteins come from a genomic window of Streptomyces sp. Sge12:
- a CDS encoding NADH-ubiquinone oxidoreductase-F iron-sulfur binding region domain-containing protein encodes MTTIRLPTAQPPGTVLGTAPAVFEGAEAYRATGGYAATTDPEELLAHLAASGLRGRGGAGFPAAVKLRSVRGGGGSPVVVANGEEGEPGSAKDRWLLRARPHLVLDGLARAAAVTGAVRGFVYLSDPAAGASVRRALAEHPPPLPVEVVETDHTYVAGEETAVVRRIDGGPALPTAKPPRPFEQGVGGAPTLVSNVETLARIALTAARPDLRRAIARHTLVTLSGGPDAPVLTEVPYGVPLRALAARYGNADATGALMGGLFGGLVAADALDLPLEPGALGAAGTALGCGAIRFLAPGSCPVTTAADAAAHLAAESARQCGVCVSGTAAVGGALSGLAAGTAGPDTADHLLRWSQGLPGRGACGLLDAAAGIAGSLLRSFPGHVRSHLAAPCPVCADAAPAAGRRRLTVPVPEVAGAPRPARVPTPPPARSPAPAPSPSPSPTALPLPALKGTP; translated from the coding sequence ATGACCACGATCCGCCTCCCGACGGCGCAGCCGCCGGGCACGGTCCTCGGGACGGCCCCGGCCGTGTTCGAGGGCGCCGAGGCCTACCGGGCCACCGGCGGCTACGCCGCCACCACGGACCCGGAGGAACTGCTCGCCCACCTCGCCGCCTCCGGGCTGCGCGGCCGCGGCGGGGCCGGTTTCCCCGCCGCCGTCAAACTGCGCTCCGTGCGCGGCGGCGGCGGCTCCCCGGTCGTCGTGGCGAACGGCGAGGAGGGGGAACCCGGCTCGGCCAAGGACCGCTGGCTGCTGCGGGCCCGGCCCCACCTCGTCCTCGACGGCCTCGCCCGGGCCGCCGCGGTCACCGGCGCCGTACGCGGCTTCGTGTACCTCTCGGACCCGGCGGCGGGCGCGAGCGTACGCCGGGCCCTCGCCGAACATCCTCCGCCGCTGCCCGTCGAGGTCGTCGAGACCGACCACACCTACGTCGCCGGGGAGGAGACGGCGGTGGTCCGCCGGATCGACGGCGGCCCGGCGCTGCCCACCGCCAAGCCGCCCCGCCCGTTCGAGCAGGGGGTGGGCGGCGCCCCGACCCTCGTCTCCAACGTCGAGACCCTCGCCCGGATCGCACTCACCGCCGCCCGCCCCGACCTGCGGCGCGCCATCGCCCGCCACACCCTGGTGACGCTGTCCGGCGGCCCGGACGCGCCCGTGCTCACCGAGGTCCCGTACGGCGTCCCGCTGCGCGCACTCGCGGCGCGGTACGGGAACGCCGACGCGACCGGCGCGCTGATGGGCGGACTGTTCGGCGGGCTCGTCGCCGCCGACGCCCTGGACCTCCCCCTCGAACCCGGCGCGCTCGGCGCCGCGGGCACCGCCCTGGGGTGCGGGGCGATCCGCTTCCTCGCCCCCGGCAGCTGCCCGGTGACGACCGCCGCCGACGCGGCCGCCCACCTCGCGGCCGAGAGCGCCCGGCAGTGCGGGGTCTGCGTCTCGGGCACCGCGGCCGTGGGCGGGGCCCTGTCCGGCCTCGCCGCCGGCACCGCGGGCCCGGACACCGCGGACCATCTGCTCCGCTGGTCGCAAGGGCTGCCCGGGCGCGGCGCCTGCGGGCTGCTCGACGCCGCTGCGGGCATCGCCGGCAGCCTGCTCCGGTCCTTCCCCGGACACGTCCGGTCCCATCTCGCCGCGCCGTGCCCGGTGTGCGCGGACGCCGCACCGGCGGCCGGGCGCCGGCGCCTCACCGTGCCCGTGCCGGAGGTCGCCGGAGCGCCGCGCCCGGCCCGCGTGCCCACGCCGCCACCGGCCCGCTCCCCCGCGCCCGCCCCGTCCCCTTCCCCCTCCCCCACCGCCCTCCCGCTGCCCGCGCTGAAAGGAACGCCGTGA
- a CDS encoding ferredoxin, translating into MKLLLDSTRCQGYGLCQEPAPELVELDEWGYANVIAVVVPAGTEDAARACAESCPNSALRVEG; encoded by the coding sequence GTGAAACTCCTGCTGGACTCCACCCGCTGCCAGGGCTACGGCCTGTGCCAGGAACCGGCACCCGAGCTGGTCGAACTCGACGAATGGGGCTATGCGAACGTCATCGCCGTCGTCGTCCCGGCCGGCACCGAGGACGCCGCCCGTGCCTGCGCCGAAAGCTGCCCCAACTCCGCACTCCGCGTGGAGGGATGA
- a CDS encoding acetate--CoA ligase family protein: MGRDLSALFDPRSVAVVGASDDPAKYGHAVAAQALRAPDRRPVHLVNRRGGAVLGRTAAPSLSAIGEPVDLVVISVPGAGFEAAVDEALACGAKAIVAITAGFAEAGPAGLARQRAITERVRAAGAVLVGPNCLGIADNTTELYLASDRFAPGGVALLSQSGNLALELQLRGERHGLGYSRFVSLGNQADVTLVDLVEDCARHDATSAIAVYAEDFGDGRAFAAAAAAAGKPVVLLTAGRGTASARSAQSHTGALTTSADVVAAACRDAGVELVRTPREMTVVLAALAAGVRTDGRRTAVFTDGGGHGAIAADAAEDAGLDVPEFGAPTQDRLRRVLWEQSSVGNPVDLAGMGEQRPRSYADTVGELLASDEVDAVLMTGYFGGYAAAEGGLGGGPAGGSVLADGEAAAAKEIVAHLAARPKPLVVQSMYPHSPSCRVLAESGVPVFAATEDAARALAAMTGRGAADACGVPPLPPAAAALEDPGYHGVRALLGGAGVPFPAAREITDEAGLLDAADAFDGPYVLKALHVLHKSDAGGVALRLADRAALLAAYRDMHARLGAPAYSVEAMADLTDGVELIVGVNQDPRFGPIALVGLGGVLTETLRDVAFAPAPVPARRAEALLRGLRSAALLDGVRGRPALDVAAAAAVIERITTVAAAHPEIAELEVNPLLVRPDGALALDARAVLR, from the coding sequence ATGGGACGTGATCTGAGCGCACTCTTCGACCCCCGCTCGGTCGCCGTCGTCGGCGCCAGCGACGACCCGGCGAAGTACGGCCACGCGGTGGCGGCCCAGGCATTGCGCGCCCCCGACCGGCGGCCCGTGCACCTGGTCAACCGGCGCGGCGGCGCCGTACTCGGCCGGACGGCGGCCCCCTCCCTCTCCGCCATCGGCGAACCGGTCGACCTGGTGGTGATCTCCGTACCCGGCGCCGGCTTCGAGGCGGCCGTCGACGAGGCCCTGGCCTGCGGGGCGAAGGCGATCGTCGCCATCACCGCGGGCTTCGCCGAGGCCGGCCCCGCGGGACTGGCCCGGCAGCGGGCGATCACCGAACGGGTACGGGCCGCCGGAGCCGTCCTCGTGGGCCCCAACTGCCTGGGCATCGCCGACAACACCACCGAGCTGTACCTCGCCTCGGACCGCTTCGCCCCCGGCGGCGTGGCCCTGCTCAGCCAGAGCGGCAACCTCGCCCTCGAACTCCAGCTCCGCGGTGAACGGCACGGCCTCGGCTACTCCCGCTTCGTCTCCCTCGGCAACCAGGCGGACGTCACCCTGGTCGACCTCGTCGAGGACTGCGCCCGCCACGACGCCACCTCCGCCATCGCCGTGTACGCCGAGGACTTCGGCGACGGCCGGGCCTTCGCGGCGGCCGCCGCCGCGGCGGGCAAGCCGGTGGTGCTCCTCACCGCCGGCCGGGGCACGGCCTCCGCGCGCAGCGCCCAGTCCCACACCGGGGCGCTCACCACCTCGGCCGACGTGGTGGCCGCCGCCTGCCGTGACGCGGGGGTCGAACTCGTCCGGACACCGCGGGAAATGACCGTCGTACTGGCCGCGCTGGCCGCCGGGGTGCGGACGGACGGCCGGCGGACCGCGGTCTTCACCGACGGCGGCGGGCACGGCGCGATCGCCGCCGACGCCGCCGAGGACGCGGGGCTCGACGTACCGGAGTTCGGCGCGCCGACGCAGGACCGGCTGCGGAGGGTGCTGTGGGAACAGTCCTCGGTCGGCAACCCCGTCGACCTGGCCGGGATGGGCGAGCAGCGGCCCCGGTCGTACGCGGACACCGTCGGGGAGCTCCTCGCCTCCGACGAGGTCGACGCCGTCCTGATGACCGGGTACTTCGGCGGGTACGCCGCCGCCGAGGGCGGTCTGGGCGGCGGCCCGGCGGGGGGCTCCGTACTCGCCGACGGCGAGGCCGCGGCCGCCAAGGAGATCGTCGCGCACCTCGCCGCGCGGCCGAAGCCGCTGGTCGTGCAGTCGATGTACCCGCACTCGCCGAGCTGCCGGGTGCTGGCCGAGTCCGGGGTGCCGGTGTTCGCCGCCACCGAGGACGCCGCCCGTGCGCTGGCGGCGATGACCGGCCGGGGGGCGGCGGACGCCTGCGGTGTGCCTCCGCTGCCGCCCGCCGCGGCGGCGCTGGAGGATCCGGGGTACCACGGGGTGCGGGCGCTGCTCGGCGGCGCCGGTGTGCCGTTCCCGGCGGCGCGCGAGATCACGGACGAGGCCGGGCTGCTCGATGCGGCGGACGCGTTCGACGGCCCGTACGTGCTCAAGGCCCTGCACGTCCTGCACAAGTCCGACGCCGGCGGTGTGGCGCTGCGCCTGGCCGACCGGGCCGCGCTCCTCGCCGCGTACCGGGACATGCACGCCCGGCTCGGCGCGCCCGCGTACTCGGTCGAGGCGATGGCCGACCTCACGGACGGCGTCGAGCTGATCGTGGGCGTGAACCAGGACCCCCGGTTCGGGCCCATCGCCCTGGTCGGGCTCGGCGGCGTCCTCACCGAGACGCTCCGCGACGTGGCCTTCGCCCCGGCCCCCGTACCGGCCCGGCGGGCCGAGGCCCTGCTGCGCGGACTGCGCAGTGCGGCGCTGCTGGACGGCGTACGCGGCCGGCCGGCCCTCGACGTGGCCGCGGCAGCGGCGGTCATCGAGCGCATCACCACTGTCGCCGCGGCGCACCCGGAAATCGCCGAACTGGAGGTCAACCCGCTGCTGGTGCGCCCGGACGGCGCCCTCGCCCTGGATGCGCGGGCCGTCCTGCGCTGA
- a CDS encoding acyl-CoA dehydrogenase family protein encodes MDFRYTPEQADLKARAAAYARLLMQYEDRSEEAGGPLPVDTVRALTRAAVEAGVYAINMPAEWGGAGLSLLDQVIVEEEFGKVTNCLWDIPWRPANVLAYGTEAQREKYLLPVIRGERFDAFAVTEPGAGSDPGSGTSTATRTDGGWLLNGEKWFVTCGDIADFLLVQADAGPERAATLFFVDKQAPGVEMTRVPRFMHSAVNGHPEFTFTDVFVPDEDVLGGVGKGYELTKEWFTDERLMIAARTVGAAERALELARDWAVERRQFGSPIADFQLIQGMLADCAVDIAVNRAYTHQVAWEADRPETDRKTLHAKASTAKLAASEAAGRVVDRCVQIFGGRGYDRTYPVERMYRELRVDRIWEGTSEIQRLIIANELIKRGTRSLALPVDLPVDLPVDLPTS; translated from the coding sequence ATGGACTTCCGCTACACACCCGAGCAGGCCGACCTCAAGGCCCGCGCCGCCGCCTACGCCCGCCTGCTGATGCAGTACGAGGACCGGTCGGAGGAGGCGGGCGGCCCGCTGCCCGTGGACACGGTCCGCGCACTGACCCGCGCCGCCGTCGAGGCCGGCGTCTACGCCATCAACATGCCCGCCGAATGGGGCGGGGCCGGCCTCTCGCTGCTGGACCAGGTCATCGTCGAGGAGGAGTTCGGCAAGGTCACCAACTGCCTCTGGGACATCCCGTGGCGGCCGGCGAACGTCCTCGCGTACGGGACCGAGGCGCAGCGCGAGAAGTACCTGCTGCCGGTGATCCGCGGCGAGCGGTTCGACGCGTTCGCGGTGACCGAGCCCGGTGCGGGATCCGATCCCGGCTCGGGCACCAGCACCGCGACCCGGACCGACGGCGGCTGGCTGCTGAACGGCGAGAAGTGGTTCGTGACCTGCGGCGACATCGCGGACTTCCTGCTGGTGCAGGCGGACGCGGGACCCGAGCGGGCGGCGACCCTGTTCTTCGTTGACAAGCAGGCGCCCGGGGTCGAGATGACCCGGGTCCCCCGCTTCATGCACTCCGCGGTGAACGGGCACCCCGAATTCACCTTCACCGACGTGTTCGTCCCCGACGAGGACGTGCTCGGCGGTGTCGGCAAGGGCTACGAGCTGACGAAGGAGTGGTTCACCGACGAGCGGCTGATGATCGCCGCCCGGACGGTCGGCGCCGCCGAGCGCGCCCTGGAACTGGCCCGGGACTGGGCGGTGGAGCGCCGCCAGTTCGGCTCGCCCATCGCCGACTTCCAGCTGATCCAGGGCATGCTCGCCGACTGCGCCGTCGACATAGCCGTCAACCGCGCCTACACCCACCAGGTCGCCTGGGAGGCGGACCGGCCGGAGACCGACCGCAAGACGCTGCACGCGAAGGCCTCGACGGCGAAGCTCGCGGCGAGCGAGGCCGCGGGGCGGGTCGTCGACCGGTGCGTGCAGATCTTCGGCGGCCGCGGCTACGACCGTACGTACCCCGTCGAGCGCATGTACCGCGAACTGCGCGTCGACCGGATCTGGGAGGGCACCTCCGAGATCCAGCGCCTGATCATCGCCAACGAGCTGATCAAGCGCGGTACCCGGTCCCTCGCCCTCCCCGTCGACCTTCCCGTCGACCTCCCCGTCGACCTTCCCACCTCCTGA
- a CDS encoding acyl-CoA dehydrogenase family protein, whose translation MDFRLTARQEELRGTARALTDFITKYELDCEENNGLPPQAHTEIRDAVLDSGLQAVNMPKEWGGAGLTILEQVTVQAELGRLTGALWDMVWRPANALSYCTPEQRERYLVPVIRGQRRDCYAVTEPEAGSDPQSLRTTATRTDGGWVLNGEKWFVTVGDHADFMIVLAAAGEERAPTLFLVDKDTTGIEMTRVPRWMHTFVYEHPEFTFTEVFVPEDAVLGEVGQGYDITRSWFTEERLMIAARTIGAAERALELARDWAVERRQFGSRIADFQLIQGMLADCAVDIAVNRAYTHQVAWEVDEGVLDRKTLHAKAAIAKLAASEASGRVVDRCLQIFGGRGYDRSYPVERLYRELRVDRIWEGTSEIQRLIIAGELVKRGTGVLRMPSAG comes from the coding sequence ATGGACTTCCGCCTCACCGCCCGTCAGGAAGAGCTCCGGGGCACGGCGCGCGCACTCACCGACTTCATCACGAAGTACGAGCTCGACTGCGAGGAGAACAACGGGCTGCCCCCGCAGGCCCACACCGAGATCCGCGACGCGGTCCTCGACAGCGGGCTGCAGGCCGTCAACATGCCGAAGGAGTGGGGCGGCGCGGGCCTGACCATCCTGGAGCAGGTCACGGTCCAGGCGGAACTCGGCCGGCTCACCGGAGCGCTGTGGGACATGGTGTGGCGTCCGGCCAACGCCCTGTCCTACTGCACGCCCGAGCAGCGCGAGCGCTACCTCGTCCCGGTGATCCGCGGTCAGCGCCGCGACTGCTACGCGGTGACCGAGCCCGAGGCCGGCTCCGACCCGCAGAGCCTGCGGACCACGGCGACGCGGACCGACGGCGGCTGGGTGCTGAACGGCGAGAAGTGGTTCGTGACCGTCGGCGACCACGCCGACTTCATGATCGTGCTGGCCGCCGCCGGGGAGGAGCGCGCGCCGACCCTGTTCCTCGTCGACAAGGACACCACGGGCATCGAGATGACCCGGGTGCCGCGCTGGATGCACACCTTCGTCTACGAGCACCCCGAGTTCACCTTCACCGAGGTGTTCGTGCCGGAGGACGCGGTGCTCGGCGAGGTGGGCCAGGGCTACGACATCACGCGCTCCTGGTTCACCGAGGAGCGGCTGATGATCGCCGCCCGGACGATCGGGGCGGCGGAGCGGGCCCTGGAACTGGCCCGGGACTGGGCGGTGGAGCGCCGCCAGTTCGGCTCGCGCATCGCCGACTTCCAGCTGATCCAGGGCATGCTCGCCGACTGCGCCGTCGACATAGCCGTCAACCGCGCCTACACCCACCAGGTCGCCTGGGAGGTCGACGAGGGCGTGCTCGACCGCAAGACGCTGCACGCGAAGGCGGCCATCGCGAAGCTGGCGGCGAGCGAGGCGTCGGGCCGCGTCGTCGACCGGTGCCTGCAGATCTTCGGCGGTCGCGGGTACGACCGCTCGTACCCGGTCGAGCGCCTCTACCGCGAGCTGCGCGTCGACCGGATCTGGGAGGGCACCTCCGAGATCCAGCGCCTGATCATCGCGGGCGAACTGGTCAAGCGGGGCACGGGCGTTCTGCGGATGCCGTCCGCCGGGTGA
- a CDS encoding 3-hydroxybutyryl-CoA dehydrogenase, protein MTDVERVGVVGCGLMGSGIAEVCARAGRDVVVVETAPAAAAAGLERITRSLERAAASGRLTAAERDAAVGRIAVTTDPARLADRDLVVEAVAEDERAKLEVFHLLDRVVERRDAVLATNTSSIPVIRLAAAVSRPAQVIGLHFFNPVPVLPLVELVPSLLTGEETVRRARAFATEVLGKEVVRAQDRAGFVVNALLVPYLLAAVRMAECGTASAEDIDRGMTLGCAHPLGPLALADLIGLDTVQAIARSMYAEYREPLYAPPPLLARMVDAGRLGRKTGRGFHVYGARGAGAMREDGGGVATAAGPTRPVIGRRDGEQPT, encoded by the coding sequence ATGACCGATGTCGAACGGGTCGGGGTCGTGGGCTGCGGGTTGATGGGGTCCGGCATCGCCGAGGTCTGCGCCCGCGCCGGACGGGACGTCGTGGTGGTGGAGACGGCCCCCGCGGCCGCGGCGGCCGGCCTGGAGCGGATCACCCGCTCCCTGGAACGCGCGGCGGCGTCCGGCCGGCTGACCGCCGCCGAACGGGACGCCGCCGTCGGCCGGATCGCGGTGACCACGGACCCGGCGCGGCTCGCCGACCGGGACCTGGTCGTCGAGGCGGTGGCGGAGGACGAACGGGCGAAACTGGAGGTCTTCCACCTGCTCGACCGGGTGGTGGAGCGCCGGGACGCCGTCCTCGCGACGAACACCTCCTCCATCCCCGTCATCCGGCTGGCCGCCGCCGTCTCGCGGCCGGCGCAGGTCATCGGCCTGCACTTCTTCAACCCCGTACCGGTGCTCCCGCTGGTCGAGCTGGTACCGTCCCTGCTCACCGGCGAGGAGACCGTCCGGCGGGCGCGCGCGTTCGCCACCGAGGTCCTCGGCAAGGAGGTGGTCCGCGCCCAGGACCGGGCGGGGTTCGTCGTGAACGCGCTGCTCGTGCCGTACCTGCTGGCCGCCGTACGCATGGCCGAGTGCGGCACCGCGTCCGCCGAGGACATCGACCGGGGCATGACACTGGGCTGTGCGCACCCGCTGGGTCCGCTCGCCCTGGCCGACCTGATCGGCCTGGACACGGTGCAGGCCATCGCCCGGTCGATGTACGCGGAGTACCGGGAGCCGTTGTACGCCCCGCCGCCGCTGCTGGCCCGGATGGTCGACGCGGGGCGGCTGGGCCGCAAGACGGGCCGGGGCTTCCACGTCTACGGCGCCCGCGGGGCCGGTGCGATGCGCGAGGATGGGGGCGGGGTGGCCACGGCAGCCGGGCCCACCCGCCCGGTGATCGGGCGTCGAGACGGGGAGCAGCCAACGTGA
- a CDS encoding TetR/AcrR family transcriptional regulator produces MTKAERALETRERILTAACEVIADIGFENVSMRKVAEHAGVSKALLHYHFDTREKLFAEAMTHSFAQTGTDTEGVADSVPASVVLARILRSMLPSDAELRQDWKLWQELWVRSQRDTAARHLAVDLYDQLHAWVGGAVERGIRSGEFTDCDVAALATLVLALCDGLGIRLMIDDPRVDLATARSTIWRTIAPALGIAPEFPDI; encoded by the coding sequence GTGACCAAGGCCGAGCGCGCACTCGAGACGCGTGAGCGAATCCTCACGGCCGCGTGCGAGGTCATCGCCGACATCGGCTTCGAGAACGTCAGCATGCGCAAGGTCGCCGAGCACGCCGGGGTGTCGAAGGCCCTGCTGCACTACCACTTCGACACCCGGGAGAAGCTCTTCGCGGAGGCGATGACGCACTCCTTCGCGCAGACGGGTACGGACACCGAGGGCGTCGCCGACTCGGTGCCCGCGTCCGTCGTACTGGCCCGCATCCTGCGGAGCATGCTGCCGAGCGATGCCGAGCTGCGCCAGGACTGGAAGCTCTGGCAGGAGTTGTGGGTGCGGTCCCAGCGCGACACGGCGGCCCGGCACTTGGCCGTCGACCTGTACGACCAGCTGCACGCGTGGGTCGGCGGGGCCGTGGAACGGGGTATCCGCTCAGGGGAGTTCACCGACTGCGACGTCGCGGCCCTGGCCACCCTGGTACTGGCCCTGTGCGACGGCCTCGGCATCCGCCTGATGATCGACGATCCGCGGGTTGACCTGGCGACGGCCCGGTCGACGATCTGGCGGACGATCGCGCCGGCGCTGGGCATCGCCCCGGAGTTCCCGGACATCTGA
- a CDS encoding DUF5954 family protein, protein MDRGDMRPRGSRPVVVRVPVEPVEAAVEADALDAVARAGDVVVRGPLFGVAAQSPEDGPRWRVVLEVTAGCPQQARDGLNSRLWFHAKDRAQDRAERRALLAAVARLEGERVDELEVSGTRYRVVRAEEYAASGPGGMEPPRPTDPEPLVPDWDRAVREPAIDDGLVMDPDAPVTPTRAYEQLALRGLCYTGERFPEDVRTDSRRALDTHPDVLVMPPTFTVVEQTGGGWRPVSGPHATAHSARKSLDFALTWMWPRMRGHIPEDADPRTDARTWVPPDGGDGRRAADLRAAQLAAYAGAADTLRVGRVNRLEFQDAVYQIVRTRRLLRWGPDGPEGPRPSDVNSQDPARIHLRLDEDGRVLPDD, encoded by the coding sequence ATGGACCGTGGGGACATGAGGCCGCGCGGGTCGCGGCCGGTGGTGGTGCGGGTGCCGGTGGAGCCGGTGGAGGCCGCAGTGGAGGCCGACGCGCTCGACGCCGTGGCGCGTGCGGGCGATGTGGTCGTGCGCGGCCCGCTGTTCGGGGTGGCGGCGCAGTCCCCCGAGGACGGCCCGCGGTGGCGGGTGGTCCTCGAAGTGACGGCCGGCTGCCCGCAGCAGGCGCGCGACGGGCTGAACTCGCGGCTCTGGTTCCACGCCAAGGACCGGGCGCAGGACCGGGCCGAGCGGCGCGCGCTGCTGGCGGCGGTCGCCCGGCTGGAGGGCGAGCGGGTCGACGAGCTTGAGGTGTCCGGGACCCGGTACCGGGTCGTGCGCGCCGAGGAGTACGCGGCCTCGGGCCCGGGCGGCATGGAACCGCCGCGCCCCACCGACCCGGAGCCCCTCGTACCCGACTGGGACCGCGCCGTCAGAGAGCCCGCGATCGACGACGGCCTGGTCATGGACCCGGACGCGCCGGTCACCCCGACCCGGGCCTACGAGCAGCTGGCGCTGCGCGGCCTGTGCTACACGGGCGAGCGGTTCCCCGAGGACGTGCGCACCGACTCGCGGCGGGCGCTGGACACCCATCCGGACGTGCTGGTGATGCCGCCGACGTTCACCGTCGTCGAGCAGACCGGCGGCGGCTGGCGGCCGGTCAGCGGCCCGCACGCCACTGCGCATTCGGCCCGCAAGTCGCTGGACTTCGCCCTGACGTGGATGTGGCCGCGGATGCGCGGCCACATCCCCGAGGACGCCGACCCGCGCACCGACGCCCGTACCTGGGTGCCCCCGGACGGCGGGGACGGCAGGAGAGCCGCCGACCTGCGGGCCGCGCAGCTGGCCGCGTACGCCGGGGCCGCCGACACGCTCCGGGTCGGGCGCGTCAACCGGCTGGAGTTCCAGGACGCCGTGTACCAGATCGTCCGCACCCGCCGTCTGCTGCGCTGGGGACCCGACGGGCCGGAGGGCCCGCGGCCCTCCGACGTCAACAGCCAGGACCCCGCGCGCATCCACCTCCGGCTGGACGAGGACGGCCGCGTCCTCCCCGACGACTGA